CGAAGGAGACATGTCAGAGAGGTCTCGGAAGGAGAAGCTCTAACCCATGGCGTCATATCACAGGTGAAGATGGACTGGGGCTTCAGCTGCCCCCTGGTCTGTGAAGCCATCAGAGATGGGGAGAGGTCTGTATTCTTGCCAGTATTTCGGACACTAAGAGCTGGAGTATAAAGTAATATTAGATCTAAGAACAAACAGCACCTCCGAATGGTAATAACATTCCTGGGACTGGCCTGTGGCCACCAGCAGCAGGCCTTAACCCTCCACACACAGGTACCAAACCTCAACCGAGACAGTAAGGTGAAGCAGAAGGCCCATTCAAAATAGTAGGATGCATTACTTTATTAATTCGCCTGTTACTTGCAAGTCGCCCTTTCTTGGCAATACTATACAATTGGACAGACCTGGCACCCCCTATAGGCATAGGATGTCGCAATCAGTACTCGCAATCaggaagctattaaccctttaaagtcCATGGTCAATTCTCACAGCAGCATTGAAATGCCCTGATCCTCTGAATCCAATCACAGAATACTcatcagttgccatggcagactGTCTATGAAGCCATGGCTGTGGCTTGATAATGCATTATACTATCTGAGCGTTtaaacgattgcaagttcaaaatcccctagcaggaaaaaaaaaagctatacagacatcagtcactaacagaactgatcagggtctgctaggaccctgcagctctgctgtgacaggagcACTTGGGGGTTATGCGATCGCCAGttcgcatagtggaagtaatacttcctctctatagtacacagtgctcactgAGCGATATGTAGCcaggaaaggaggaggcagaagcagttaacaGCGTCTCCttctctgggtcctctgctgtgtctgatagctgagaacccgacctgctcctgcttgattgcaagagCAGAGACTTTAATCCCGATCCATGCATCTGCTTTCAGCAGGGGATTAAAGCACAGAACCAAGAGCCGTATTTTTACCGCTGttggtccttatggggttaaaggggtttgatatatcaaagtaatgtatttatCCTGCACTGTGAAAAAGAAAATGCACAATGTCAGGGTTGTACTCGTTTTggtcaagagaaaaaaaaattgattaaaaaagtcatacgtactaaaattgtaccaatagaaaatacaggaccggcaaaaaatgagccctgagacaactatgtcaatggaaaaataaaaaaatttctttttttttttttagtagtacaacaaaaatataactgTTTATTATGGTGGTCttactgaccaatagaatacagttatgtcatttttgttgcactttgtacGCTGTGAAAACAAGACCCTCATCCTCTACCACCAAAAAGGCGgaatggcatcttttttttctattttacttgactttaaaatttttaaaagtttttcagtatatcatatggtacattacagagcaccattgaaatatacaactcatcccgcaaaatacgAGCCCTCGCACATCTAtggtgatggataaataaggagTTGTTTCTTTGACAGAGGAGAGGGTGGGTGGGGcagtgttaggcctcagtcagatgggcattttttcgcgcatcgcatgtcggatgcgcatgcgcaaatcgcgtgaccggaggcgaaaaatcgcgggaaaaatctgcacctacccgcgtttatcgtcgctgcaaaacgcccgtctgaccggagaaaaatcgccgtgcgcatcaaaatgcgcataaaacttcgtctgaccggcgaaaaaaatgattttggtgcgcacataaaacggcgaacgcagataggcgcaatttgcgaatcgtcgtgtcctataatttttcgcaaaagcggacatgtgaccgatatcatagcgaactattggttctatatatgcgcgaaacgcatgcgcaaaacgcgcgaaaaaacgcccgtctgatgccttaaggagttaaaaatgTGAAGAGGGATCTCGGAATGAAAGACAACTCTTTAacaagtacctgcactttcacactGGAGCACTTGTGTTCTATTAGCCATCTTTAGCGCCTCCTGGAAGCTATAAAAGCACTATAAGAGCACAAACGTGAGAGTGCAGGTACGCTTTACGTAAAGAGTCTGGACAAATGTGGATCTATCCTGCATATTGTCAGTTTCTATGTAGCAACATGATATTTTTAGTTTCTACACTGCACAGAGTATTAGAACATAAAATAGTAAAGATGGGGTATAGAGCAACATGTAAAATCAAGGAGCCTTTTAACAGTGTTCAACACTGCTTAATAAAAGGTTAGGAAAACcactgaggcagaagccaatttagcccatttggggggaaaaaattccttcctgactccataatagcagtcagaataatccctggatcaacaaccaatcacagtgcagctttcattttacctcagcagtttaagaaatgcaaacggtgctgtgattgattgctgtgggcaacaaattcttatactgctgaggtaaaatgaaagctactctgtgattggttgttatgggcatcaAATATggattttctttcagacagctttcatGAGAGTGTGCCAAAGGCCTGCctttccgtggcccaccctgtattagATTTAAATAGCAAAATTATCGACAATTACGTCATTTTGCACAATTTTGCGAGAAAACGAAAGTTTCTCACCcccgtaagggtgcattcacacgagcaagtTCCATGTTATTGCGATATGGATAGAACTCGCATGCgaaaataacacattgatttcaatttatttattcacatgaacgatctGCAAGATTGATAACTCGCTGGATGTCCCATTTTTGGGACAACTCCATagatgcaatgtgatttttatgTAAAAATGTATTATGGCCGCACAGTTAGGAGTACAATATTAGGCGGATAtactcatgtgaatgcactcttatAATTACTATGGGACTGAGATTCTCTGCTTCTGTTTCTCTCACATTTATCTATTACCCGCTCTTAGAATATAGAATGATATTGGTAAGCCGATACTGGCAGGCGCTGCGCGATTACTGCCGCCTTCGCCATGACAACTGTGGATATAAAGAAGCAGGTGGCTATAGATTAGACTGGTGTCAGGTGACGCACCTTTCATGTATTTTCACTAGATTTCAGGGGCAGGTAACGCCTCTGACATATAATATGCAAACCATCGCACTGCGGGCGGGCCAACGCGTACCTCAACGTGCCAAGTGCAGGCTTTGTGGCAGACGCACACCTTTCATTACCTGAATGCCTCATTTATGGGTGTTGGCAAGTGCCAGTGATTTTCTTATGGCAGATGGATGATTACAGCTGGTGGTGCCTGGCACACCCTCAAAACGGCTATAGACCTAATGAGGGCACAATTGTGAGCGGAGCAAGAGAAGTCTGTTGAAAGTGGCGAATAGCTACGGTTGAGTGGATACGTTTCCATGCTCCTAACACCTGTTCCTAGGAGCTCAGCGTCTCCCTGAGGGAACATGGCATAGGCAGGGGTGCCCGCCCTACCCATATGGCTCCTCTACAGCCCGTACCTGCGACTTTGCTTGCTGCTTTTTTGATTAATGGCAAAGCAGACATTTTTCCTCTCTCAGCTGCCCGTTCGGTTAATGTGTTGTCCGGGCATCTGGCATCGGCTGATACCTGGCATAAAAAAATAAGCACAATGTAAATGGTTGGTAAAATAGGGTGACAATAGGAGGAAGGGTGATAGTAACTCGCAATGTCTACTCAACCCAAATATTGGGTAACAACCTCTGAAAAAAATTGGCGACCATATTGGTCATCACTCAATGGATAGATGGAGGGCAACTCGTATACCCCATTAGCAACCCCTTCCTCTATAGGTTGTAGTCTGGCACCTGGTACCCAAAATATAAGAAAATCCTGCAAAATGTACTTACCTTCTGCAGGCAGTTGTCCTGCCGATTTCCTCTGCTCTCGTTCCAATTACTATGACCTCTTGGAGACTGTTCTGTCTTTTGGCAGAGCCTGGGAGTCAATGATGCCACTCGTGTACCACCTGCAGCCTCATGAGCTGGTACCATCACAGTTACCCTCTTAGAGGTCCCTCGATCAGACCTGCCTTTCTTGCAGACACTATTCTGATGCATCTCAGAGGGTGCTTCTGGTCTTCAGTAGATCCATGTAAACTTCTCAGCATTTTCAAGTCATTGCATTGAATGACTTCCCTTTGTCCAAGGCTCTGCATCGATGGGTTCATTGTCCAAGCATCACTGGTGAACCATGGAGGATCCCGCTGAGGGCTCAGATCAGCGAGGATGAATTA
Above is a window of Eleutherodactylus coqui strain aEleCoq1 chromosome 3, aEleCoq1.hap1, whole genome shotgun sequence DNA encoding:
- the LOC136621346 gene encoding uncharacterized protein; this translates as MHQNSVCKKGRSDRGTSKRVTVMVPAHEAAGGTRVASLTPRLCQKTEQSPRGHSNWNESRGNRQDNCLQKVSADARCPDNTLTERAAERGKMSALPLIKKAASKVAALSVRNTGKNTDLSPSLMASQTRGQLKPQSIFTCDMTPWVRASPSETSLTCLLRSIPPPKMVSDNMADTQQSEMEGSWNLKANPSDQPPSKDKTNGRAKLKGRTGVTKRRSSNKFHNLKLPPVPAVTELNFSRNFSFSFFELPQHQNLQNWIQRQKYIYMLMRQLQ